A window from Pan paniscus chromosome 14, NHGRI_mPanPan1-v2.0_pri, whole genome shotgun sequence encodes these proteins:
- the OXGR1 gene encoding 2-oxoglutarate receptor 1 — MNEPLDYLANASDFPDYAAAFGNCTDENIPLKMHYLPVIYGIIFLVGFPGNAVAISTYIFKMRPWKSSTIIMLNLACTDLLYLTSLPFLIHYYASGENWIFGDFMCKFIRFSFHFNLYSSILFLTCFSIFRYCVIIHPMSCFSIHKTRCAVVACAVVWIISLVAVIPMTFLITSTNRTNRSACLDLTSSDELNTIKWYNLILTATTFCLPLVIVTLCYTTIIHTLTHGLQTDSCLKQKARRLTILLLLAFYVCFLPFHILRVIRIESRLLSISCSIENQIHEAYIVSRPLAALNTFGNLLLYVVVSDNFQQAVCSTVRCKVSGNLEQAKKISYSNNP; from the coding sequence ATGAATGAGCCACTAGACTATTTAGCAAATGCTTCTGATTTCCCCGATTATGCAGCTGCTTTTGGAAATTGCACTGATGAAAACATCCCACTCAAGATGCACTACCTCCCTGTTATCTATGGCATTATCTTCCTCGTGGGATTTCCAGGCAATGCAGTAGCGATATCcacttatattttcaaaatgcgACCTTGGAAGAGCAGCACCATCATTATGCTGAACCTGGCCTGCACAGATCTGCTGTATCTGACCAGCCTCCCCTTCCTGATTCACTACTATGCCAGTGGCGAAAACTGGATCTTTGGAGATTTCATGTGTAAGTTTATCCGCTTCAGCTTCCATTTCAACCTGTATAGCAGCATCCTCTTCCTCACCTGTTTCAGCATCTTCCGCTACTGTGTGATCATTCACCCAATGAGCTGCTTTTCCATTCACAAAACTCGATGTGCAGTTGTAGCCTGTGCTGTGGTGTGGATCATTTCACTGGTAGCTGTCATTCCGATGACCTTCTTGATCACATCAACCAACAGGACCAACAGATCAGCCTGTCTCGACCTCACCAGTTCGGATGAACTCAATACTATTAAGTGGTACAACCTAATTTTGACTGCAACTACTTTCTGCCTCCCCTTGGTGATAGTGACACTTTGCTATACCACGATTATCCACACTCTGACCCATGGACTGCAAACTGACAGCTGCCTTAAGCAGAAAGCACGAAGGCTAACCATTCTGCTACTCCTTGCATTTTACGTATGTTTTTTACCCTTCCATATCTTGAGGGTCATTCGGATCGAATCTCGCCTGCTTTCAATCAGTTGTTCCATTGAGAATCAGATCCATGAAGCTTACATCGTTTCTAGACCATTAGCTGCTCTGAACACCTTTGGTAACCTGTTACTATATGTGGTGGTCAGCGACAACTTTCAGCAGGCTGTCTGCTCAACAGTGAGATGCAAAGTAAGTGGGAACCTTGAGCAAGCAAAGAAAATCAGTTACTCAAACAACccttga